In Nostoc piscinale CENA21, the genomic stretch CAAGTTCATAACTCCCTAATTTTGAAGATATATGACAGAAACACAGAACTCTGCCAATTCCCATCCTGCTGCTCCTCGGAATGTGCCGCCTATGCCGCCGCCACCACCATCATTAACGACACAACGGCAGCATACACAAACATTAGATATGTCTGCTCATCGGAATACAACTCAACCTGCACCACCGCCACCAGTTGCAGGTAATCGTCCCACAAGTCCACCAGCCGCAGCAAAAAATCCTTCTGGGTTAACTTTGGGAGCAATTATTAAAGAAGCTTTTGATAATGGTTATTCAGATATTCACTTGGGTGTAGGTGAAGTTCCCCGCTACCGCAACCGTGGCGAAATTAGCCCCACAGAATATCCCGAAACAGATCATGAAAGTTTCATGAGTTGGTTACGGGAAGTGATGACAGAAAGAGAAATTCAGCAATTTGAAGAAAACCTAGAATTTGATGGTGCAACTCAATATGAATTTGCTCGTGTGCGGATTAATGTTTTTGGCTCATTGAAAGGCCATGCAATGGTACTGCGGTTGATTCCCCTGAAAATTTTATCGATGGAACAGTTGCGCTTACCACCAGTTTTTCGAGATATCTGCCACTCCCATAAAGGCTTAATCTTAGTGACTGGGCCGACTGGTTCTGGGAAATCAACCACAATGGCGGCGATGATTGACTATATTAATCGGGAAATGGCCAAGCACATCATCACCATCGAAGACCCGGTAGAATTTGTTCACCAAAGCCGCAAGTCATTGGTAAAACAACGGGAAGTGGGGATGCACACTCGCAAGTTTGATAATGCTTTAAAAGCAGCCTTGCGGGAAGATCCAGATTTGATTCTGGTGGGGGAAATGCGGGATAAAGAAACAGTCAACACCGCCTTAAAAGCTGCCCAAACAGGTCACTTGGTAATGGGAACACTGCACACCAACAGTGCGGTAAAAACCATTGAACGGATTTTGAATTTATACTCTGGTGAAGAACAAGATGCAATGCGGGTAGCCCTGGCAGAATCTTTGGTAGCAGTCATCGCTCAAGGATTGTGTCGAACGACTGATGGTAAACGAGCTGCATTCCACGATATCTTAATTAACACTGAGGCGGTTAAAGAATGGGTCAAAGACGGTAAATATGATGAAATTACCGAATTGATGAAACAAGCCAGTTTCGACGGCATGATTACAATGAATCAGTCGCTGCTCAATCTTTATCAAGAAGGTCGCATTACTGAAGAAACAGCTTTAGAAATGTCACCAACTCCTAACGAAATGGCTCAGTTTCTCCGAGGACGAGTTTAATTACAGTAAAGGTAAAAAGTTATCGCCTCGACTTTTTACCTCCAAGTTCCCCAACCCCTGTAACTAGCTTGACTACACCTAAACTCTTTTTACCTAAAGTTTTTAAAGGCATTGCCTTATTTACACCTGGAGGCGATTTAATTTACTGCATCGACCCCAATAAACAAGGTCGATGGCATTTGCATTTGTGCGCTGCTTTACAAGAAATTCTCGATTTAACGGAACCGCCACATTTTTTAGTTCCTTGTTATACTGCCACAGTTGACCACTGGTTAGATCCCCATACGCAACAAATTCGGACTTTTGCCGAGGCTTATCCGGCAGTACTACAACATCAAGCTTTACTGAATGCAATTTTTCATACGGGTGATTTAATCTGGCAAGCTGCACCTTGGCAAGATGGTTTGTGCGATCGCATGGTGTTAGCTACTTATCGTTCCACTTTTCCCCAACTTTGGGAAGACCACGATTTAATTGTGAACTTAGACTTATCAGAAAAAGCTCCCAAATACTATCCACCAGTCAGAACCACACAAAACATCCAACAAAAAAACCAATGTTACGTTTTGCGTTTATTTATTGCTGGTCATAGCGCCAATACCGAACGGATACTGCACAATTTACACGAATTGTTAGAGCGATCGCTAGGATATCCCTACACTTTAAAAGTGATTGATGTTCTAACTCATCCAGAACAAGCAGAAATTGACCAAGTGTCTGCAACTCCTACACTGGTTAAAGTTTGGCCGCAACCAATTCGACGCATCGTCGGCGATTTAGATAACGCCGAGAAAATTTTCCAAATGTTAGGTGCAGCAGAAAAGCTATAAAAAATTTATCAGATTTGGTATTAAGGTTAACAAAAAAAGAAGCAATTAGTTTTAGTAAAAATCCTTTAAAAATTACAGCAGATTTCCAGTGAGTCAAGTACATAATTTAGTTCTCAAAGCTAGATAGAAAGCCTAGTCTTATACTGAATTCTGACTTCTGCTGGAAGCTTAATTAAAAATTAAGCTTTTAAACTTAAAAAAAATTTGTATGTTTGTTTATAATTTGGGATTTTTTTGGGAAAAATGCTGGCTGTGCTGTTAGTAAAACCATACATTCTACCTTAAGTAAGAATTAGCTTCATTTTTTATAGTTTAATTACATGCTGTCTTGACAGGTATCAGATTTTCATGCTTTATAATTAATCAATTACAGTAACTCGATGGAGATGCTGTAGATAATGGGGTAAATGTTTGATGAATAAGTCGCAGCATCCAGCTACTATACATACTTGCATTGAGAAAACTGGACAGTTAATGCAAGTTTTGTATCAAAAAATCGTGAGAATTTGGTTGAACCAAACCTCTGTTAAAAGATTTGCATATTTATGCTTTTTAGGTGCGATTTTAAGTGTAGTTATCTCTGCTTGTGCGGGAAGTTATTCAGCGACAGAACCAGAAATTAAGTTAAGACTAGTTTCTTTCTCGGTCACTAAAGCTGCCCATGACCAAATTATTCCTAAATTTGTCGAAAAGTGGCAGAAAGAACACAACCAAAAAGTAGTTTTTGACCAAAGTTATGGCGGTTCTGTCGCTCAAGCGGCTGATGTAATTTCGGGTAAGCAAGAAGCAGATATAGTCCACTTAGCACTGCCATTAGATGTAATTAGAATTCAACAAGCTGGTTTAATTAAATCCAGTTGGCAGATTAGAACCCCCAGAAATGGCATTGTTAGTAGATCGGTAGCAGCAATTGTTACCCGTGAAGGTAATCCGAAAAAAATTCAAACTTGGGCAGACTTAGCTAAAGACGATGTGCAACTCATTGCAGCTAACCCTAAAACTTCAGGAATTGGCATTTGGGAATTATTAGCTTTTTGGGGTTCAGTTACGCAAAATGGCGGAGATGAAGCAACAGCTTTAAATTACATTGCCAAAGTTTATCAAAATGCTGCCGTCTTAACAAAAGATGCCCGTGAAGCTAGTGATGTGTTTTTTCAAAAAGACCAAGGTGATGTTTTAATTACCTACGAAAATGAGGTCAATTTAGCAGAGAAAACTACCTCAAAACTACCTTATGTCATCCCAGGATTAAATATTTCTATAGATAACCCCGTTGCTGTAGTAGATAAAAATATTGATGAACACAAGACAAGAAAAGTAGCCGAAGCATTTGTTGACTTCTTATATTCCTCAGAAGCCCAACGGGAATTTGCTAAATTACAATACCGTCCGGTAGATCCTACAGTTACCCAAGAGGTAATCTCACAATATACCCCCATTCAAACTTTATTCACAGCCCAAGATTTAGGGGGATGGGACATAATTCAAACAAAATTTTTAAACGATGGGGCAATTTTTGACAAAGTTAAAGCTAATAGTAAAGCATAAGTCCTCATCCAAATTCAGGGAATTAGCAATTGTATGAATTTTATTTCTCAATGCAAAAATAATTTATTACTGCTGTCTTTACTTGTAATTAGTTACAGCCTAACAGCTTGTAGTAGTCAAAAAGAAAAGCAACAACAAGTCAGTATTGATGGTGCGGCTGTAGGATTTCCGATTTCTTTAGCAGTAGCCGAAGAATATCATAATGTGAAAGCTGATGCTGTCGTAAGTGTTGCATCGAGTGGAACTGGGGGAGGTATTAGTAAATTTTGTGCAGGCGAAATTGATATTGTGGGTGCTTCACGTACCATTCGAGATGAAGAAATCGCTAAATGTAAAAGTAAAAATATTGAATTTTTGGAAATACCTATCGCTTTAGATGGTATAGCCGTGATTGTGAATCGGCAGAATGATTTTGTGCAATGTCTGACTGTTGATGAATTAAAAACCATCTGGAGTGCCAAATCAGACGGAAAAATTTTAACTTGGAATCAAGTTAATCCGAAGTTTCCTAATGAAAAGATGAAACTTTATGCACCTGCATCGGATACAGGTACATTTGA encodes the following:
- a CDS encoding circadian clock KaiB family protein translates to MTTPKLFLPKVFKGIALFTPGGDLIYCIDPNKQGRWHLHLCAALQEILDLTEPPHFLVPCYTATVDHWLDPHTQQIRTFAEAYPAVLQHQALLNAIFHTGDLIWQAAPWQDGLCDRMVLATYRSTFPQLWEDHDLIVNLDLSEKAPKYYPPVRTTQNIQQKNQCYVLRLFIAGHSANTERILHNLHELLERSLGYPYTLKVIDVLTHPEQAEIDQVSATPTLVKVWPQPIRRIVGDLDNAEKIFQMLGAAEKL
- a CDS encoding sulfate ABC transporter substrate-binding protein, translated to MNKSQHPATIHTCIEKTGQLMQVLYQKIVRIWLNQTSVKRFAYLCFLGAILSVVISACAGSYSATEPEIKLRLVSFSVTKAAHDQIIPKFVEKWQKEHNQKVVFDQSYGGSVAQAADVISGKQEADIVHLALPLDVIRIQQAGLIKSSWQIRTPRNGIVSRSVAAIVTREGNPKKIQTWADLAKDDVQLIAANPKTSGIGIWELLAFWGSVTQNGGDEATALNYIAKVYQNAAVLTKDAREASDVFFQKDQGDVLITYENEVNLAEKTTSKLPYVIPGLNISIDNPVAVVDKNIDEHKTRKVAEAFVDFLYSSEAQREFAKLQYRPVDPTVTQEVISQYTPIQTLFTAQDLGGWDIIQTKFLNDGAIFDKVKANSKA
- a CDS encoding PstS family phosphate ABC transporter substrate-binding protein, whose product is MNFISQCKNNLLLLSLLVISYSLTACSSQKEKQQQVSIDGAAVGFPISLAVAEEYHNVKADAVVSVASSGTGGGISKFCAGEIDIVGASRTIRDEEIAKCKSKNIEFLEIPIALDGIAVIVNRQNDFVQCLTVDELKTIWSAKSDGKILTWNQVNPKFPNEKMKLYAPASDTGTFDYFTQAVTGKAKNGRTDYTPSHNQNTLVQGVAGDKYSLGYVGISYYIQNQDKLNLVAVKNPNDKCEKPVPVDNVVKNIYTPLSRPLFIYVSKKSLDTKPAVQEFVDFYLENSWKWVDSAGYVALPDEAYVKVKQKFLKGETGTKFKKAKPGQPITNFI
- a CDS encoding type IV pilus twitching motility protein PilT: MTETQNSANSHPAAPRNVPPMPPPPPSLTTQRQHTQTLDMSAHRNTTQPAPPPPVAGNRPTSPPAAAKNPSGLTLGAIIKEAFDNGYSDIHLGVGEVPRYRNRGEISPTEYPETDHESFMSWLREVMTEREIQQFEENLEFDGATQYEFARVRINVFGSLKGHAMVLRLIPLKILSMEQLRLPPVFRDICHSHKGLILVTGPTGSGKSTTMAAMIDYINREMAKHIITIEDPVEFVHQSRKSLVKQREVGMHTRKFDNALKAALREDPDLILVGEMRDKETVNTALKAAQTGHLVMGTLHTNSAVKTIERILNLYSGEEQDAMRVALAESLVAVIAQGLCRTTDGKRAAFHDILINTEAVKEWVKDGKYDEITELMKQASFDGMITMNQSLLNLYQEGRITEETALEMSPTPNEMAQFLRGRV